Proteins encoded within one genomic window of Streptomyces sp. NBC_01237:
- a CDS encoding MFS transporter: protein MSECLRQGDSEVPAAPVPLRRNRRFQTLWIGAAAANLGLEAVEVAYPLLIMSLTGSPALAGLFGFAQIGTALLVGLPAGVVVDRWDRRRILLISEGVRALTLAFIVLSLTAGQANFGLLILAAVVLGAGTAFGAPARMLLIRAVVPDHQLTAALSQDEARSGAAALAGPPLGGALYLVSRTFPFVAAIVGFVISFVCALVIRVPKAEKHTEPVSDEPRSALAPLTTAFSGLLELLGDRLLRSALLLISVFYFSITAAILMVMVTLRDQHHSAGTIGLALSGTAVGMLVGSALVPRLNRLLSPGALLLSASTLTTVAVALLALPLGPVWVFAMLTLAALGLPALKILVDIMIFRQTPDHRRGRAIAATITLIGAGSPLGSLVGGLALQFLGVTGAIALIAGVQAVITAAGLANRHVRSARWPA from the coding sequence ATGAGTGAATGCTTACGTCAGGGTGATAGCGAGGTTCCCGCCGCGCCAGTACCCCTGCGCCGTAACCGGCGTTTTCAGACTCTGTGGATCGGGGCTGCCGCGGCCAACCTCGGCCTCGAAGCCGTGGAGGTCGCCTATCCCCTGCTGATCATGTCCCTGACCGGGTCACCGGCGCTGGCCGGGCTCTTCGGGTTCGCCCAGATCGGCACCGCCCTCCTGGTCGGACTGCCGGCCGGCGTGGTGGTCGACCGGTGGGACCGGCGGCGCATCCTGTTGATCTCCGAGGGGGTCCGCGCACTCACTCTCGCGTTCATCGTCCTCAGTCTGACGGCCGGGCAGGCGAACTTCGGCCTGCTGATCCTGGCGGCGGTCGTCCTGGGCGCCGGTACGGCCTTCGGCGCACCGGCCAGGATGCTGCTGATCCGCGCTGTCGTGCCGGACCATCAGCTGACCGCGGCGCTCAGTCAGGACGAGGCGCGCAGCGGAGCCGCCGCCCTGGCCGGACCGCCCCTCGGCGGGGCGCTCTACCTGGTCTCCCGCACATTCCCCTTCGTCGCGGCGATCGTCGGCTTCGTGATCTCGTTCGTCTGTGCCCTGGTGATACGCGTGCCCAAGGCGGAGAAGCACACCGAGCCGGTGAGCGATGAGCCGAGGAGCGCCCTCGCGCCGCTGACCACCGCCTTCTCCGGACTGCTCGAACTGCTCGGTGACCGACTCCTGCGGTCCGCGCTGCTCCTGATCAGCGTTTTCTACTTCAGCATCACCGCCGCGATCCTGATGGTCATGGTGACCCTGCGGGACCAGCACCACTCGGCCGGCACGATCGGTCTGGCTCTGTCGGGTACCGCCGTCGGCATGCTCGTCGGGTCGGCGCTGGTGCCGCGGCTCAACCGGCTGCTCAGCCCCGGCGCGCTGCTGCTCTCCGCGTCCACGCTGACCACGGTCGCGGTGGCCCTGCTGGCGCTCCCCCTCGGACCGGTCTGGGTCTTCGCCATGCTGACCCTGGCGGCACTCGGACTGCCTGCGCTGAAGATCCTCGTCGACATCATGATCTTCCGACAGACCCCGGACCACCGCCGAGGCCGTGCCATCGCCGCGACGATCACCCTCATCGGCGCCGGATCCCCGCTCGGCTCCCTGGTCGGCGGTCTGGCCCTGCAGTTCCTCGGCGTCACCGGCGCCATCGCGCTGATCGCGGGCGTCCAGGCCGTGATCACCGCTGCCGGGCTCGCGAACCGGCACGTCAGGTCCGCCCGCTGGCCCGCATGA
- a CDS encoding sulfotransferase family protein, which yields MLKQPIFIVGHPRSGTSLVRSLIERSEHVWSIGREGKPIWERDSLHPGRRGWHSNALDASDATPEVAARLNADLLAAARRPGAEWSVDDKLDFLDFLSAQGPQPYYYDVPLKALQQRFPGDLPEGPPTTRDGGELDEITPFCFPPRGPRPTDAELADGIRLVEKSIQSCFRIPFLQALYPDATYVFVIRDPRTSIGSLMDAWLNPRMFFSYKVPVPLRIKGYSDVFPWGKEWWNLSLPPGWQDWADLRLAEVCAHNWLTHNQAVLDAARNMAATGNSVLVRYEDVQADPVATMEAVAEAVNLPFADAWGRRDLPVVMTQTVPDPDKWRRHESEIRQVLPIVRDLAEKAGYDVG from the coding sequence ATGCTCAAGCAGCCCATCTTCATCGTCGGCCATCCCCGTTCCGGCACCAGCCTGGTGCGCAGCCTGATCGAGCGCAGTGAGCACGTCTGGAGCATCGGCCGCGAAGGCAAGCCGATATGGGAACGTGACAGCCTGCACCCCGGCCGGCGGGGCTGGCACTCCAACGCCCTGGACGCCTCCGACGCGACCCCCGAGGTGGCGGCACGGCTGAACGCGGACCTGCTCGCCGCCGCGCGCAGACCCGGTGCGGAGTGGTCCGTCGACGACAAGCTCGACTTCCTCGACTTCCTCAGCGCCCAGGGCCCCCAGCCGTACTACTACGACGTGCCGCTCAAGGCCCTCCAGCAGCGCTTCCCGGGCGACTTGCCGGAAGGCCCGCCCACCACACGGGACGGCGGTGAGCTCGACGAGATCACCCCGTTCTGCTTCCCACCGCGCGGCCCGCGCCCCACTGACGCCGAACTCGCCGACGGAATCCGGCTGGTGGAGAAGAGCATCCAGTCCTGCTTCCGGATCCCGTTCCTGCAGGCCCTCTACCCGGACGCCACGTACGTCTTCGTCATCCGTGATCCGCGCACCAGCATCGGCTCCCTGATGGACGCCTGGCTCAACCCGCGGATGTTCTTCTCCTACAAGGTTCCGGTGCCGCTGCGCATCAAGGGCTACTCGGACGTGTTCCCGTGGGGCAAGGAGTGGTGGAACCTGAGCCTGCCGCCCGGTTGGCAGGACTGGGCGGACCTGCGTCTGGCCGAGGTCTGCGCACACAACTGGCTGACCCACAACCAGGCCGTCCTGGACGCGGCCCGGAACATGGCCGCCACCGGCAACTCCGTACTCGTCCGCTACGAGGACGTCCAGGCCGACCCCGTCGCCACGATGGAGGCCGTGGCCGAGGCGGTGAACCTGCCCTTCGCCGATGCCTGGGGCCGCCGCGACCTCCCTGTCGTGATGACCCAGACCGTTCCCGACCCGGACAAGTGGCGCCGCCACGAGTCCGAGATCCGTCAGGTCCTGCCGATCGTCCGCGACCTCGCCGAGAAGGCCGGCTATGACGTCGGCTGA
- a CDS encoding quinone oxidoreductase family protein codes for MRAIQVSRAGGPEVLELVDLPRPSPRAGEALVRLAAAGVNYVDVYFRSGLYPQELPFVPGQEGAGTVVEVGPGVREVAVGDVVAWANLPGSYAEYALLSADRLVPVPDGLAPEMAAATLLQGMTAHYLCHDTYPVQAGDTVVVHAAAGGVGMLLTQLVRLRGGTVIGTASTGAKAEAARAAGAVEVVGYRPGALPAAVRRHTGGRGAAAVFDGIGGPTFDESLAVLRPRGVLAVYGQSGGAVPPFDLQRLNAAGSVYVTRPNLTHHIQDRAELLRRGTAVLQLVRDGRLRVSIGQRFALPAAAAAHAALEARTTIAKTVLTCGGAPEHAGSGASS; via the coding sequence ATGAGAGCCATTCAGGTCAGTCGCGCCGGCGGGCCCGAGGTGCTCGAACTCGTCGACCTGCCACGCCCATCACCGCGAGCGGGCGAGGCACTGGTACGGCTCGCCGCCGCCGGGGTCAACTATGTCGACGTCTATTTCCGATCCGGCCTCTATCCGCAGGAACTGCCGTTCGTGCCCGGGCAGGAGGGCGCCGGTACGGTCGTCGAGGTCGGGCCCGGAGTGCGTGAGGTCGCCGTCGGTGACGTGGTCGCCTGGGCGAACCTGCCGGGGTCCTATGCGGAATACGCGCTGTTGAGCGCCGACCGGCTGGTTCCGGTGCCGGACGGACTGGCGCCGGAAATGGCGGCGGCCACCCTGCTGCAGGGCATGACCGCTCACTACCTGTGCCACGACACCTATCCCGTCCAGGCCGGCGACACGGTCGTCGTGCACGCCGCCGCGGGCGGCGTCGGCATGCTGCTGACCCAGCTCGTCCGGCTGCGCGGCGGCACGGTGATCGGCACCGCGTCGACCGGGGCCAAGGCGGAGGCAGCGCGTGCCGCCGGCGCCGTCGAGGTCGTCGGCTACCGGCCGGGCGCACTGCCGGCGGCGGTGCGTCGGCACACCGGGGGACGCGGCGCCGCCGCGGTGTTCGACGGCATCGGCGGTCCGACGTTCGACGAGAGCCTCGCCGTGCTGCGCCCGCGCGGAGTCCTGGCGGTCTACGGGCAGTCCGGCGGCGCGGTGCCACCGTTCGACCTGCAGCGCCTCAATGCCGCCGGGTCCGTGTACGTCACCCGACCGAACCTGACACACCACATCCAGGACCGGGCGGAGCTGCTCCGCCGAGGAACGGCCGTGCTCCAACTGGTCCGCGACGGGCGTCTGCGGGTCAGCATCGGACAACGGTTCGCCCTGCCCGCCGCGGCGGCCGCCCATGCGGCCCTCGAAGCGCGCACCACGATCGCCAAGACAGTGCTCACCTGCGGCGGTGCACCGGAGCATGCGGGCTCCGGGGCGTCGTCCTGA
- a CDS encoding AAA family ATPase, producing the protein MLLITGPAGAGKSTLADAWAGSRPTPTVHISLDDVRDWVKSGYANPEDGWDELSERQYTVARSCVALAVREYARIGYGCVVDDAVFPDWEAVGLAGWERELAGIDVRLVVLMPSLDALQGRNATRGGHRRLSPGMIRIIHDRMSGWRDSGASLIDNSDIGVDETVGLLNEVLRQG; encoded by the coding sequence ATGCTTCTGATCACTGGACCCGCCGGTGCGGGGAAAAGCACCCTGGCGGACGCCTGGGCCGGCAGTCGGCCGACCCCCACCGTGCACATCTCCCTCGACGATGTGCGGGACTGGGTGAAGTCGGGCTATGCGAACCCCGAGGACGGTTGGGACGAGCTGTCGGAACGTCAGTACACCGTGGCCAGAAGCTGTGTGGCCCTGGCCGTGCGTGAATACGCGCGGATCGGCTACGGCTGTGTGGTGGACGATGCGGTGTTCCCCGACTGGGAAGCCGTGGGCCTGGCCGGATGGGAGCGTGAACTCGCGGGCATCGACGTGCGGTTGGTCGTTCTCATGCCTTCGCTCGACGCCCTTCAGGGGCGCAACGCCACGCGCGGCGGCCATCGTCGTCTCTCCCCCGGGATGATCAGGATCATCCATGACCGGATGAGCGGCTGGCGAGACAGCGGCGCATCGCTGATCGACAACTCGGACATAGGTGTGGACGAGACGGTCGGGCTGCTGAACGAGGTGCTGCGGCAGGGCTGA
- a CDS encoding VOC family protein, with translation MEMTLQLTIDCSDPRRMVTFWAEALGYVPEPPPGGHATWRAHWASTGVPEAELPAGAGDIAESIVDPAGRGPRVWFQQVPEPKTAKNRWHFDLKAGGGGDVPLDVRTQRVEATVERLVKAGATVLRIKDEPDTGRYAAAMRDPEGNEFDVV, from the coding sequence ATGGAGATGACGCTGCAACTCACGATCGACTGCTCCGATCCGCGGAGAATGGTGACCTTCTGGGCCGAGGCCCTGGGCTACGTGCCTGAGCCCCCGCCGGGCGGGCACGCCACATGGCGCGCTCACTGGGCGTCGACGGGGGTACCCGAGGCGGAGTTGCCGGCCGGGGCCGGGGACATTGCGGAGTCGATCGTCGATCCTGCGGGACGAGGACCGAGAGTGTGGTTCCAGCAGGTTCCGGAGCCGAAGACCGCCAAGAACCGGTGGCACTTCGACCTGAAGGCCGGCGGGGGCGGTGACGTCCCACTGGACGTCCGCACGCAGCGGGTCGAGGCCACGGTGGAACGGCTGGTCAAAGCTGGTGCCACCGTGCTGCGGATCAAGGATGAACCGGACACGGGGCGCTACGCCGCCGCCATGCGGGACCCCGAGGGCAACGAATTCGACGTCGTCTGA
- a CDS encoding class I SAM-dependent methyltransferase codes for MDVDSWLADTRSSYDTVAVSYADQLREALAGKPYLRAALALFAEMVRTAGGGPVADVGCGPGHVTAHLHESGIEAFGIDLSPVMIDVARRDHPDLRFEVGSMTDLPLADASVTGLLAFWSLIHVPDDAIPAVFAHFRRVVRPGGPLLLGFHAGDESRLKTQGYGGHPMRVHVHRRRPARMTAWLSDAGFTVEAQLLTDPDEPVPGAVLFARRQS; via the coding sequence ATGGACGTGGACAGCTGGCTGGCGGACACCCGGAGCTCCTACGACACGGTCGCGGTCAGCTACGCCGACCAGTTGCGTGAGGCCCTGGCCGGGAAGCCGTATCTGCGGGCGGCGCTGGCGCTGTTCGCCGAGATGGTTCGCACGGCCGGTGGCGGGCCGGTGGCGGATGTGGGCTGCGGACCGGGACACGTCACCGCACACCTGCATGAGTCGGGCATCGAAGCGTTCGGTATCGACCTTTCACCCGTGATGATCGACGTGGCTCGACGTGACCACCCGGACCTGCGGTTCGAGGTGGGCTCGATGACCGATCTCCCCCTCGCCGACGCGTCGGTCACCGGCCTGCTCGCCTTCTGGTCGCTGATCCATGTACCCGACGACGCGATCCCCGCGGTCTTCGCCCATTTCCGGCGGGTGGTGCGACCTGGTGGACCCTTGCTGCTCGGCTTTCATGCCGGCGACGAGTCGCGGCTCAAGACACAGGGATACGGCGGCCACCCGATGAGGGTCCATGTCCACCGCCGCCGGCCCGCCCGCATGACCGCCTGGCTCAGCGATGCCGGCTTCACTGTGGAGGCCCAGCTGCTGACCGACCCCGACGAGCCCGTCCCAGGAGCCGTCCTCTTCGCGCGCCGCCAGTCCTAG
- a CDS encoding ATP-binding protein, with translation MSHTMNQDPVPAGRETIRVPSGLVVLVGPPASGKTSFVRALIARRRIDAEAVVSSDEIRAELVGEPPAGPDCDGDAVDARVFEERDRRIIARLAAGRGAVAESTNVTPQARARLLTIAHRFDAPVTVLRFTSDTTDLLRQNSERARPDVSAADVRAYAAIMVRDAGTDRLRAEGAAAVHDVPGRRQGVTPVEAAERFSFC, from the coding sequence ATGTCCCACACCATGAATCAGGATCCCGTTCCCGCCGGCCGGGAGACGATCCGGGTGCCGTCGGGGCTCGTCGTCCTCGTCGGGCCACCGGCCTCGGGCAAGACCAGCTTCGTCCGGGCGCTGATCGCACGACGGCGGATCGACGCGGAAGCCGTGGTGTCCAGCGACGAGATCCGCGCGGAGCTCGTCGGTGAACCGCCCGCCGGACCGGACTGCGATGGCGATGCGGTGGACGCACGTGTCTTCGAGGAACGCGATCGCAGGATCATTGCCAGACTTGCCGCAGGGCGCGGTGCGGTCGCCGAATCGACGAATGTCACCCCGCAGGCCCGCGCACGGCTCCTCACCATCGCCCACCGCTTCGACGCGCCTGTGACCGTGCTGCGATTCACCTCCGACACCACCGACCTGCTGCGACAGAACAGCGAGCGGGCGCGCCCGGATGTCTCCGCCGCAGATGTCCGCGCCTATGCCGCGATCATGGTGCGGGACGCTGGCACCGACCGACTGCGCGCCGAGGGCGCGGCAGCCGTCCACGACGTCCCCGGGCGTCGGCAAGGGGTCACGCCCGTCGAAGCCGCCGAACGCTTCAGCTTCTGCTGA
- a CDS encoding MerR family transcriptional regulator: MPLLDETFGIGDLARLTGVPVRTVRFYCDEGIIDSVRSTGGHRRFDRAAVERLGLVRRLRRLGLGLPSIRQVLAGERSVAEVVAAERAALDVQAAGLAWRRASLRAVEEAGPADRAARLELLAAVDNGAAARDALIGFWRRATAAPVSEAMLTAFVTMAVPEPPTDPTPSQVVAFAELYALAGDRALTRGLLAMARDNAELVADQDELMSGISEACALAGPMVRAGEPPRAGHALDRFVAAHAAVRGGRDTPRFRCGLLAHVAADRVPRMRRYWRLVAEAGGSPVTLGTSHLWLTDSLERSVRADDAAEAGSGNPRAQPPRPAAPHRSPDRAVSVADDSVAEC, translated from the coding sequence GTGCCTTTGCTCGACGAGACGTTCGGGATCGGTGACCTGGCACGGCTGACCGGTGTGCCGGTGCGGACCGTTCGCTTCTACTGCGACGAGGGCATCATCGACTCGGTACGCAGCACGGGTGGGCACCGCAGGTTCGACCGGGCGGCCGTGGAGCGGCTCGGCCTGGTCAGGCGGCTGCGCAGGCTCGGGCTGGGGCTGCCCTCCATCAGGCAGGTGCTCGCCGGTGAACGCTCGGTGGCCGAGGTCGTCGCGGCGGAGCGGGCCGCGCTCGACGTGCAGGCTGCCGGGCTGGCCTGGCGGCGGGCCTCGCTGCGCGCGGTGGAGGAGGCAGGGCCGGCCGACCGGGCCGCGAGGCTGGAACTGCTGGCCGCCGTGGACAACGGTGCGGCCGCCCGGGACGCGCTGATCGGCTTCTGGCGACGCGCGACGGCAGCCCCGGTGTCCGAGGCCATGCTCACCGCGTTCGTGACCATGGCCGTGCCCGAGCCGCCCACCGATCCGACCCCGTCGCAGGTGGTCGCATTCGCCGAGCTGTACGCCCTGGCGGGCGACCGGGCGCTGACCCGCGGCCTGCTGGCCATGGCGCGGGACAACGCCGAACTGGTCGCCGACCAGGATGAGCTGATGAGCGGGATCAGCGAGGCGTGCGCACTCGCCGGGCCCATGGTGCGGGCGGGCGAGCCGCCCCGGGCGGGCCACGCACTCGACCGGTTCGTCGCGGCGCACGCCGCGGTGCGCGGCGGCCGCGACACCCCGCGGTTCCGGTGCGGGCTACTGGCCCACGTAGCGGCCGACCGCGTCCCGCGGATGCGCCGCTACTGGCGCCTCGTGGCCGAGGCGGGCGGCAGCCCGGTCACACTCGGCACGTCCCACCTGTGGCTGACCGACTCCCTCGAACGCTCCGTACGTGCGGACGACGCCGCTGAGGCGGGAAGCGGGAATCCGAGGGCGCAACCGCCCCGGCCCGCGGCCCCGCACCGGTCCCCGGATCGTGCCGTGTCAGTGGCTGACGACAGCGTCGCGGAGTGCTGA
- a CDS encoding maleylpyruvate isomerase family mycothiol-dependent enzyme codes for MTETLDTARLVAGLREQTGAFTRAVAGRDPDAPVPTCPRWRLRTLVGHVGQEHRWAAELVRKGERLPVPDPRQADPGAPDAWAGWLREGAEELIRAIEETGPDTGTPTFLGPRPAAFCLRRMLSDTCVHHYDAAFATGTPFGVADDLAADVISESLDLLSASAFERVRPAVAELRGRGERIGFRPRSTDGWVITRTPEAVRWVRGPVEADVVVSGAVADLMLVFSRRVPPEDDRVTVTGDRALLDHWLARAVF; via the coding sequence ATGACGGAGACACTGGACACCGCACGGCTCGTGGCGGGCCTGCGGGAGCAGACCGGAGCGTTCACCCGCGCGGTCGCCGGAAGGGACCCGGACGCTCCGGTGCCCACCTGCCCGCGATGGCGGCTGCGCACCCTGGTCGGGCATGTCGGTCAGGAGCACCGGTGGGCGGCCGAACTGGTCCGCAAAGGCGAGCGGTTGCCCGTTCCCGACCCTCGGCAGGCGGACCCCGGCGCCCCGGACGCATGGGCCGGATGGCTGCGCGAGGGCGCGGAGGAACTGATCCGCGCGATCGAGGAGACCGGACCGGACACCGGGACACCCACGTTTCTCGGGCCGCGACCGGCTGCCTTCTGTCTGCGCAGGATGCTGAGCGACACCTGCGTCCACCACTACGACGCGGCGTTCGCGACGGGCACCCCGTTCGGGGTCGCCGATGACCTCGCGGCCGACGTGATCAGCGAGAGCCTGGACCTGCTGTCCGCTTCGGCCTTCGAGAGGGTCCGGCCGGCGGTCGCAGAGCTGCGTGGCAGGGGCGAACGCATCGGGTTCCGGCCGCGGTCCACGGACGGCTGGGTGATCACCAGAACGCCTGAGGCAGTGCGGTGGGTACGTGGGCCGGTCGAGGCCGACGTGGTGGTGTCGGGGGCGGTGGCCGACCTCATGCTGGTGTTCTCCCGCCGCGTACCGCCGGAGGACGACCGGGTGACGGTGACGGGCGACCGTGCGTTGCTGGACCACTGGCTGGCCCGCGCGGTGTTCTAG